ATATACCTTGACAGTGAAATCATAAATGGATTTTGGTGATCCTTCAGCCATATTTtgagaagaacaacaagaagggTGTCTGTAGAACAAGAAcaaggaaagaagaagaaaaaagagagctGCCAAATTAGTGAAATTCAGCAAAAGCATCTTCTAGTTCTACTTTAAATAtagccaaaaatattttaatggggtAATCAATATTGGGGGCTAAGAAAGCGAAATTTACTACTTTAAATTAATTAGTTGAATTTTTGATATGGAAAATAAGGTTTTTAATTTTGGTAGCTGATTCTGccatgtgaaattatgaactgtTGGCTGACAAGTGAAGCAGAGATGAATATTAAAAGGATATTCAGCTcccatcattatttttatttgttccatTTGAATTGTTTTAAATACCTGCTTTTTACGTAATTTTTTTTCTCACATATAAAAACTAATGAAgggactaatttttttttttttttttttttttttggagttcttcttgaaatttgaaatgtTTACATTTTCATGCAATGAAGCTGTGAATATAAGACTAATAACTTAACCTTAATATTTGTTAATTGGACTTCCGTGATTGACTATCTAAATTTTTTCagcttgaaaattgaaatttttattaattcttttacttctaaaagaaaagaaaatattttgttgattatttatgttcaaatttactgcatatattttgattatctattcagtacttttttaaaaaaaaataaaaaaaatctgataCTGTATCCTTTTGTctccataaacatgaattttcttttttcatttttataagaaagtaaaatataagAGTCCCATAACCAATTTATTGAAAAGGATGCATGGACCACACATGAATCTCTCCCTTAAAATGGACACGTTCATTTATAGGGTTGGATAGCGTGAGTGATGGGTAATTCATTAGGGTGGCAATTcttttaaagtttaaaaatactttttagaaTTGCAATATTAAATTTGCAGCTAATTTTCATCAGGAAAATGGCATAGAttacttttataaaatttaatataaaataataatttaatgattaCAAAAACGGCTGAACACATCACATTTCTTtaaacttattatatatttttttcacatcTCACTAGATTATTTGTAATTAATCGTACAAATATGTCTTTGTTTTTCCCTTTTACCTAATGAAAATGATACAGTTGACTGATCTCAAAATAATTGACTCAAGTTTGCATCATTAGACGTGAGTGATTAGTCAGTCATTTTAATTCATGAAAGTTATTCTATATGTAATTTTTAGGTTGTTTATCGCAAGTTGTAACAatacttttatataatttttcttcattttttttagcaattaaaGATCAGTTTATTAATTAGCAAGTGAAATATTTACCAAGTGATACAGGCCATACCCTTCTCAGAAATTACTCAATATCCTGGATGCTAACCAATTCTACCGACACTACACCTCGATCATAGACTTCTAATATAACCAAAAAGCTTAGGATTAGTTCTAACACTAATGCATGACATCATTTTTATGGCTCGAATTAGCTCCTCCACTGCAGCTGTTTATTTCTGAAAAACTTCTTTCCAGCCAGAGAGTGCGCACAACAGCTGTGCCAAGATTGCCTTCAAGATGACCCCTCGAGTATGTGTTCCTCTTGTTCGATGCTCTACCCACTCCCACATGTGTATCCGGTCTCTAGGACAGTCATCCCATCTCCGTCACTTCAAGATAGCACTCCATATTGTATTTGTAATTCTACATTCAAAGAACAAGTTATCTCTCGTCTCAAGTTCTACCTGGCAGAACACACATTCAGGCTCCACACATTCATACCCCACTTCGGTAGCTTGTCTCCCGTTCTTATACTACCGTGCATACTTAGCCATAGCATAAATACATGCTTTGGTTCGGCAACATTGTGACATAGCAGTTTTGTCCAAAGGATATTATCAAGTCCACCTCTTATTTTCTTACAGACTTTGGTGATTTGAAATTTCCCTTATCAATATCATGAGCTTTATAGAGTATTCTGTCATCTGTTGCTTTCGAGCCTTCATATGCTTGAAAAAATAACAATTgtttttcatcttcttcctctatCCAGTGAGCTTTTGACTTTTGTTTTAATATTCTGAGCTATCTCTGTAGTTCCATACTAGCTGAGTGCTCTTCTTGTATCATCTTTTAAGTCTTGGCTATCCCCCATCCGACTTTGTATAAGTTCCAATTGATCTCTTGCTTGGGTAATTCCCCCCTCCAAACTACCCATTTTTAAGGTTCTTAGCTGTTTCAAAGGATTTTTACACATCTGCAGTTTCTTCCATACTTTGAACATGCCACCACCCTTCATAGGTTTAATTGAAAAATTCAATCATCATTTCACGTCAATAATTTGAGTCAAAATACTACTTGTGTCTTTTTTCCTATTACTCAAATATATGGGTCAAAATCTAAGTTAATATTTGCATGACGAAATAAAGATTGAGAAGCATCCACAtgaatttagttttttcaaacaaaataaataaacaaggaCGTTATGACTTTGTGAGCAGTGGCGgagatgaacacccttcgtcgTGACGAATTTTTTTCCGaatatataggttaaatatagatatatatggttatatacatgttaTTGCACACTCTTGACAAGCTAGAAAAACATGGTCTAGTGATCAAGAGTGTGCATTTTCGCATCAACAACTCGGGTTTGAACCTTGGCAGGTGCAGCattgctttattttctttgttttttaaacagttctttgcccaaggaaaaatatgaacacccttaaccaaaagtctgGCTCCCACTGTTTGTGAGTTGATACAAGGAATcaacttaaagaaaataaattatagattTCCTTATCATTAAGGCATCGTCaccttttgaaaaatttattccTCTTATTtataaaattggctaaatatatatCTCGTCGTACTTTGAAGTCAAATTTATCTTCACTCTCATATTTTGGGTCCGTATTCACCCctctaatttaaaaaattagctAAATGTATCTTTCGTTatattttagattaaatttaCCTTTAATaccatactttggggtcaaatttaccctcgttgttaaaaattttttcatatgtacctttttttaatagaaaagcTCAAAATCAATGTTAAATATctcatgttttaaaaataaataacacgTCAATCTAAACCGTCTAATTCGACTTGAGCcacaaataaatatacctcttTCAGTTCCGTTGATCAAATTTTTTCAATGAGATTAAGCCAATGAATATTTATACCTGTATTAGTGCAAACACAAAGAAATATATCCCTCTCTCAGTTCATGCATCTACATCAGCGCAGAGCTCATGAATTAACGCTCAAATGTAATAAATTAGATTCATTGAATATTTCTTTAgatgattgagttaagaggtcTTTCTATGTGCCAGTTGTGACatctcttcattcatatatctttatATGCAATTTACATCTCACGTTATTTGCTCAGAAAACTTATTCACTGTATCTAGAATCTAGATGCACATAGAATTGcataccaaaattttaaatttgaatataattgaaCAAGAGCAAAGTTTATAATAGACATTTTCTCTAGTTCCATTCTTCTCTGTTATCCCATTCCATTTTACGTTTTGTTCATTTTTAAACAACCTACTAGCGTTGCACTTGAAAGAGAAGTATTTTTATTCACTAAAAAAACTCAACCAACAGAACTGAGGAAAGGATATATCTGTTTGTGTATCTTTAGTAGGTCGGATCGAACGAATTATATTAGgatgtaatttattttaaaaaatagagcaATTTAACGTTGATTTAGGCTTTTCTATTAAATGAAGGATACACGTGCAAAGTTCTCAATGAGGGTAAATAtgacccaaaatatgaaattggggataaatttgacctcaaagtatAACGAGGcatatatttagctaatttttcaaagtagagagATAAATTTGACCTTAAATAAGATAGCGAGTGTAATGACTCCTGACGAAAAGTATATTTAACCAGAAGGgcaaatttgacccttttccgtTGTTTAATTGTTGTTTCttattgtttttttcttcttttggttaCAAAGACAACCGTAAGCGCTCATTTCCAGTATCCACTGGAGTTGATGAAAGTCACTGATAATAACTTCTCATCGTTGCTATCATCATTTATCATACAATAACAACTCTCTGCTACCAAGTTGTTGTGCAGTAGATGGGGCTGCTcctcccttaaccagaggtcaCTATGTTGGGAGCGTTGTGGTGCAATGGATgagggctgctccacccttaaccataGGTCGCTGTGTTGGGAGCACTAACACCTTAATgagccctgcaacgcgcgattcGGATTAGTCGGGGCTTCAATGCGAGCACCGGACACCggatgagaaaccaaaaaaaaaaaaaaactctcttgCTCGCATATGGATGTTTTTACAGATCATATTATTCATATATTTGCTTGATTCTTGCTGAACACTTACCGGCATATGGAAATGTCATGGGTAAACTCTCAAGTAAATTAGttgtatatatatttcatgtgacTGAAAAGAATTGAAGAAATTACGACCATAAAAAGCAAttatatttggtttggtttgagtTATATAGGGAAAGCTCGATTATCAAATTAAGAATCTTTTCAGCAAATAATAGACTAATACATTGAACATCAGAAAATAAAGTTAACATGGTACAATAAAACCTTAGAATCATGGTAAAATTTCATGGGGAGTCATACGTTTAGGTAAAAGATCTTTGTTGGATTACCTAGACATCTCAGACTGAACTAGACCGATGCTTCCATCTTTTCATCTTCAGAATCTTTTTCGTACTCCGGGAAATTTGGAGGTTTAGGAGCAAGTCCAAGTAATTTGAACATATTCTGATCAGCATCGAAGTCATTATTGGGTGTAGTCAACAACTTCTCACCTGTAAAGATGGAGTTCGCACCAGCAAGGAAACAAAGAGCCTGCTCCGGGACAGAAAACCGAACTCTTCCTGCAGAAAGCCTAACCATTGCGCTTGGCATTGTTATTCTGGCTGTCGAAATCATCCGAATCATATCCCATATGTCCACTGGCTGGAAGATGAAAATTGCATTTGAGATTGGCAACGATTATGAAAAACTCAGGCATGTGATTACATTCATTTTTACCTAGAATTCAATTCCCAAAGCTGTCTCCACAGGAAAGAAATTTAAATCTTATCCTTTCAATTAATCTATTTTCAGAAAGTGACTGAATTTCGTCAGGATTGAACAGGGGGTCAATTATATAGTGTCTATGAATATCACCGATTTTGAAGAGTTTTTCTAATCTCTAAGTTGTGGGGAACAAAAGAATGGGATTCCAGTCACGTTCTGAGGTGGGTAGCAGCTGCCCAACCATGCATGCTTTGTATCAGTGAAAAAAGAAATGTTTTGTGAAATTACCAACATTGAAAGGTAAAGAATCAAAGCTCAGACAAAGCTAAAACCAAATAATATAAAGTTCCTTAATGTGGTGAGAATCTACCAAGAGCTCTTGATGGCTTAAGGTGTTATGTTGATATTACAGTATGGTAAGGCCAAGCCAAAGGGCATGTTTGTCTTCCTGTTTTGGCTGTTGAAAGGAGGTGTACAGAGCACAAAGCATTTTAGAATCAGAAGTTAACGGAAAGAACTGCAACAATACTTAAATTTCCACTCCTAAAAAATGAGGATTACCTTCTGGTCTTCCAGTGGCGTGCCTTTTACTGCAATAAGTGCATTAATCGGCACACTCTCAGGGTGAGTCGGAAGAGTGGCCAGGGTATGCAGCAAACCAATTCTATCCTCTTCTGCCTCACCAAGCCCTATTATTCCACCTGAGGAAAGAAAATAAGGGTTAGCAAGATTTTGACAAGATTTGGCACACAATGAAGAAATTTACCAGACAACCTCTGACAGATTATGTGAAAGTAGGCATATTTGACAAGAAATTAACCATTCCCTTGACTTTCAAAGATGACATAACAAATAAGAATATCCTGCCGACTATTACTAATGATTCTTCTATCGATGAACAGGAAGTCATAAGGAAGAAACTTAGCGGCGGAGCCAGTTTCACTAAGGGGGTTCATAATCGAAAAAGTAACCACACAGAACTagttgaagggggttcaacatcaactatatatacaaacaacaacatacccagtgtattcccacatagtggggtctggggagggtagagtgtacatagaccataccactacctcaacctcagatgaagtagagagattgtttccgatagaaccccggcttaggaccgatagcagtataaaaaacacaaatatcaacaatatatacataaagataattttaaccatgtataaatagtataattttccgtcgaagggggttcataAGGTGGATCCGCTCCTGGAGAAAAGGAGTAAGAAGTTCAAATTGAAAGGTCTGAAAAACCTTTTATTGGCAATTTAGACATTACAACTCACATCAAAATACTAGAGAGTTCAGTTTTATGTTCCATCAAAAGGCTCTTACGGCTGCTCAAAAGATCTTAAGCTGCCGATGACATTTTACTTGTGATCAAACCATTTCAACGCACTATAGGTGGTGGTATGCACCCAATAATGTGATACTACAGTATTTGAGTCATATGAGTCGATAAATAAACACAATATTTCAAAAACCAAGGTGAATGACAAGTTTTATGCTTCAAATGAGTACCTGAACACACATTAATTCCTGCTTCTCGTACATGCTTCAGTGTTTCCAGCCGCTCATCGTAAGTCCTTGTGGTTATAATATTAGGGTAGTATTCTCTTGAAGTGTCAAGATTGTGATTGTATGCTGTAAGACCTGCTTTCTTGAGCTCTAAGGCTTGCTGCTTCTCAAGCATCCCCAAGGTGCAGCAAACCTCCATTCCCATGTCCCttttatattgaaaatattttgcACAACATTAAGTAATCCAGGAGAAAAAAACAACGAAATCTTATCCTGTCATAGTGAACTATATTtaacatgtgtgtgtgtgtgtgaatgcGTGTGTTATAGCTACACTATCAACTTCAAGTTTTAGTCAGTGAGTTGGCCTTTTAATTAGTAAACCAGCTAGTCAGATACACCTTTTGCACATCAGAAACAGTGAATATAAAGGAAAGcgaaaagaataaagaaaggtACAAATATTAAATCCAGTGAAAAGGCGACACCCAAAGAAATGCTACAGCTTCATCAAATTACTGTCTTACGTTGCCCACCACATCTAGTGGTGCATAACACCATATACAGCAATCACTTGGCTTACTGTATATGTCAAACAGATACTCTACCGCTTCTATATGGGAGGTTCCCATTATTAATAATGTTAAAAttgatcttgggcctaactcacacacaaaagctagctcatgaggaggagGATATAAAGAGACCATCCATCTCATTAAACACCAATGTGGACCTCAAAAGcgagctcatgaggggaggattgtccaagtccatataaggagacNNNNNNNNNNNNNNNNNNNNNNNNNNNNNNNNNNNNNNNNNNNNNNNNNNNNNNNNNNNNNNNNNNNNNNNNNNNNNNNNNNNNNNNNNNNNNNNNNNNNNNNNNNNNNNNNNNNNNNNNNNNNNNNNNNNNNNNNNNNNNNNNNNNNNNNNNNNNNNNNNNNNNNNNNNNNNNNNNNNNNNNNNNNNNNNNNNNNNNNNNNNNNNNNNNNNNNNNNNNNNNNNNNNNNNNNNNNNNNNNNNNNNNNNNNNNNNNNNNNNNNNNNNNNNNNNNNNNNNNNNNNNNNNNNNNNNNNNNNNNNNNNNNNNNNNNNNNNNNNNNNNNNNNNNNNNNNNNNNNNNNNNNNNNNNNNNNNNNNNNNNNNNNNNNNNNNNNNNNNNNNNNNNNNNNNNNNNNNNNNNNNNNNNNNNNNNNNNNNNNNNNNNNNNNNNNNNNNNNNNNNNNNNNNNNNNNNNNNNNNNNNNNNNNNNNNNNNNNNNNNNNNNNNNNNNNNNNNNNNNNNNNNNNNNNNNNNNNNNNNNNNNNNNNNNNNNNNNNNNNNNNNNNNNNNNNNNNNNNNNNNNNNNNNNNNNNNNNNNNNNNNNNNNNNNNNNNNNNNNNNNNNNNNNNNNNNNNNNNNNNNNNNNNNNNNNNNNNNNNNNNNNNNNNNNNNNNNNNNNNNNNNNNNNNNNNNNNNNNNNNNNNNNNNNNNNNNNNNNNNNNNNNNNNNNNNNNNNNNNNNNNNNNNNNNNNNNNNNNNNNNNNNNNNNNNNNNNNNNNNNNNNNNNNNNNNNNNNNNNNNNNNNNNNNNNNNNNNNNNNNNNNNNNNNNNNNNNNNNNNNNNNNNNNNNNNNNNNNNNNNNNNNNNNNNNNNNNNNNNNNNNNNNNNNNNNNNNNNNNNNNNNNNNNNNNNNNNNNNNNNNNNNNNNNNNNNNNNNNNNNNNNNNNNNNNNNNNNNNNNNNNNNNNNNNNNNNNNNNNNNNNNNNNNNNNNNNNNNNNNNNNNNNNNNNNNNNNNNNNNNNNNNNNNNNNNNNNNNNNNNNNNNNNNNNNNNNNNNNNNNNNNNNNNNNNNNNNNNNNNNNNNNNNNNNNNNNNNNNNNNNNNNNNNNNNNNNNNNNNNNNNNNNNNNNNNNNNNNNNNNNNNNNNNNNNNNNNNNNNNNNNNNNNNNNNNNNNNNNNNNNNNNNNNNNNNNNNNNNNNNNNNNNNNNNNNNNNNNNNNNNNNNNNNNNNNNNNNNNNNNNNNNNNNNNNNNNNNNNNNNNNNNNNNNNNNNNNNNNNNNNNNNNNNNNNNNNNNNNNNNNNNNNNNNNNNNNNNNNNNNNNNNNNNNNNNNNNNNNNNNNNNNNNNNNNNNNNNNNNNNNNNNNNNNNNNNNNNNNNNNNNNNNNNNNNNNNNNNNNNNNNNNNNNNNNNNNNNNNNNNNNNNNNNNNNNNNNNNNNNNNNNNNNNNNNNNNNNNNNNNNNNNNNNNNNNNNNNNNNNNNNNNNNNNNNNNNNNNNNNNNNNNNNNNNNNNNNNNNNNNNNNNNNNNNNNNNNNNNNNNNNNNNNNNNNNNNNNNNNNNNNNNNNNNNNNNNNNNNNNNNNNNNNNNNNNNNNNNNNNNNNNNNNNNNNNNNNNNNNNNNNNNNNNNNNNNNNNNNNNNNNNNNNNNNNNNNNNNNNNNNNNNNNNNNNNNNNNNNNNNNNNNNNNNNNNNNNNNNNNNNNNNNNNNNNNNNNNNNNNNNNNNNNNNNNNNNNNNNNNNNNNNNNNNNNNNNNNNNNNNNNNNNNNNNNNNNNNNNNNNNNNNNNNNNNNNNNNNNNNNNNNNNNNNNNNNNNNNNNNNNNNNNNNNNNNNNNNNNNNNNNNNNNNNNNNNNNNNNNNNNNNNNNNNNNNNNNNNNNNNNNNNNNNNNNNNNNNNNNNNNNNNNNNNNNNNNNNNNNNNNNNNNNNNNNNNNNNNNNNNNNNNNNNNNNNNNNNNNNNNNNNNNNNNNNNNNNNNNNNNNNNNNNNNNNNNNNNNNNNNNNNNNNNNNNNNNNNNNNNNNNNNNNNNNNNNNNNNNNNNNNNNNNNNNNNNNNNNNNNNNNNNNNNNNNNNNNNNNNNNNNNNNNNNNNNNNNNNNNNNNNNNNNNNNNNNNNNNNNNNNNNNNNNNNNNNNNNNNNNNNNNNNNNNNNNNNNNNNNNNNNNNNNNNNNNNNNNNNNNNNNNNNNNNNNNNNNNNNNNNNNNNNNNNNNNNNNNNNNNNNNNNNNNNNNNNNNNNNNNNNNNNNNNNNNNNNNNNNNNNNNNNNNNNNNNNNNNNNNNNNNNNNNNNNNNNNNNNNNNNNNNNNNNNNNNNNNNNNNNNNNNNNNNNNNNNNNNNNNNNNNNNNNNNNNNNNNNNNNNNNNNNNNNNNNNNNNNNNNNNNNNNNNNNNNNNNNNNNNNNNNNNNNNNNNNNNNNNNNNNNNNNNNNNNNNNNNNNNNNNNNNNNNNNNNNNNNNNNNNNNNNNNNNNNNNNNNNNNNNNNNNNNNNNNNNNNNNNNNNNNNNNNNNNNNNNNNNNNNNNNNNNNNNNNNNNNNNNNNNNNNNNNNNNNNNNNNNNNNNNNNNNNNNNNNNNNNNNNNNNNNNNNNNNNNNNNNNNNNNNNNNNNNNNNNNNNNNNNNNNNNNNNNNNNNNNNNNNNNNNNNNNNNNNNNNNNNNNNNNNNNNNNNNNNNNNNNNNNNNNNNNNNNNNNNNNNNNNNNNNNNNNNNNNNNNNNNNNNNNNNNNNNNNNNNNNNNNNNNNNNNNNNNNNNNNNNNNNNNNNNNNNNNNNNNNNNNNNNNNNNNNNNNNNNNNNNNNNNNNNNNNNNNNNNNNNNNNNNNNNNNNNNNNNNNNNNNNNNNNNNNNNNNNNNNNNNNNNNNNNNNNNNNNNNNNNNNNNNNNNNNNNNNNNNNNNNNNNNNNNNNNNNNNNNNNNNNNNNNNNNNNNNNNNNNNNNNNNNNNNNNNNNNNNNNNNNNNNNNNNNNNNNNNNNNNNNNNNNNNNNNNNNNNNNNNNNNNNNNNNNNNNNNNNNNNNNNNNNNNgctcatgaggggaggattgtccaagtccatataaggagaccaattactCATCCCTcttccgatgtgggatacttaacaaataaaaatatttacctTCTCGAGAAAAGAAAAGATCAAAAGGGATCATATTAAGGCACTGGAATGAAAAGTATAACTATAGCTCATTACCTTATTTCCTTCACATACTCGACTATTTGGTTCATATTGGTTTTCCTCCCTATTGTATCCCTCCATGCAGCACCCATACAAAAACGAGTGCTACCTCCCTCTTTTGCCTGTCAAT
The Capsicum annuum cultivar UCD-10X-F1 chromosome 6, UCD10Xv1.1, whole genome shotgun sequence DNA segment above includes these coding regions:
- the LOC107875734 gene encoding biotin synthase, mitochondrial; the protein is MMMWVRPVRWPLSSVARSYSSLSASPAAVEAERCIKDGPRNDWTRNEIKSIYDSPLLDLLFHGAQVHRHSHNFREVQQCTLLSIKTGGCSEDCSYCPQSSRYNTGVKAQKLMNKDAVLEAARKAKEGGSTRFCMGAAWRDTIGRKTNMNQIVEYVKEIRDMGMEVCCTLGMLEKQQALELKKAGLTAYNHNLDTSREYYPNIITTRTYDERLETLKHVREAGINVCSGGIIGLGEAEEDRIGLLHTLATLPTHPESVPINALIAVKGTPLEDQKPVDIWDMIRMISTARITMPSAMVRLSAGRVRFSVPEQALCFLAGANSIFTGEKLLTTPNNDFDADQNMFKLLGLAPKPPNFPEYEKDSEDEKMEASV